The sequence below is a genomic window from Candidatus Aegiribacteria sp..
GTAGTCCTCGGCTGAAGGGTTGAGTTTTTCAATCAGAGACAATTCATGCTGAGCAATGTCCCTCTTCTCAGAAACGGTTTCCAGCTGTGCGGCAAGTTCTTTAAATCGCTGCAGGAGAGACCTGTACTCCTGAAATCTGATGCTGAGATCCCGCGCGAGGTGGGCACATCCGCTGAATTCGTCAAGCGCGGCCCTTTGAACACCGCGACGCAGAAGCGCAGGTGTTGAATTCTGTGAATGAAGGTCTACAAGACCAGCTATTACGTTCCTGCCGTCCTCAAGTGTTACCAGTTCATCGTTAATAAATAGACGACTTCTGCCCTTTGCCCTGACCTCTCGCCTTACAAGATACTCGGAACCATCCTCCAGAAGAAATACGGCTTCAACGCTGGCCGTTTTCGACCCGGGTCTGACCAGTGTTGTATCCGCCCGTTCTCCCAGTGCCAGCAGAAGGCCGTCGATCAGAATGGATTTACCTGCGCCGGTTTCTCCTGTCAGTATGTTCAGCCCGTGCCCGAATTCTACCGATGTATCGCTTATTGTTGCCAGATTCCTGAGCGACAGACTTGCGAGCATGCTATCCTCTCACTCCCCAGCCAAGCTTCAATCCCAATCTGCTGTAATAACCGGGTTCATCGTGAAACCTTACGCTCATGCATGATCCATCACCCCTGGTTACTTTCAGAATTTCTCCGGATTTCAGAGTGCCGGAAGGTGAACCGTCAGCGGAGACTACAGGCCCGGTACTTCTGAGTTCACATATCTCCACCGAAACACAGCGATCATCCGGCACGACAAGGGGCCTGAGAGAAAGTGAATGGGCGCATATCGGAACAATCAGTATCGCCGACAATCCCGGATCGAGAATCGGACCCCCGCACGAAAGGCTGTACGCGGTTGATCCGAACGGGGTTGAAATAACAAGCCCGTCACCGGTCATATGAGCTACCTTGACACTGTTTACGTAAAGGTTGAATGACAGAATTCCGCCCATCATTGAGCGGTTGATACTGAAATCGTTAACAGCGGTAATGGCATGCTTCGAGGGAAACTCTGCCCTGAGTACAGGAGTTGTATCGATGTAATAGTCGCCTTCGGATATTCTGGAAACCGTTTCCTCAAGACCAGCTTTTTCAGCACTTGCAAGAAACCCCAGGTGTCCTGCGTTTACTCCGAGCACCGGTACATTCAGCTCCCTGAAATAGCCCAGACCACGGAGAATCGTACCATCACCGCCCAGTACCATGGCCATGTCGCAGCTATTGCCCGCGGAGAGGTTAAACCCGTTCAGATGATCGGCGGATGAAGGTGCCGATACCAGAGATATACCGTGCTTTTCGCAATACAGAATGAGATTCCTTATCAGCCCGGCGTACGGAGGATTGAACCTGTCAACGTAAAGACAGAGCCTTCTCACAACCACAGGTTCATATACCAACAAAATCACCTATCCTTTCGGCAAGTGATTCGGGGTCGAGACCCATGCGCTGCAGGAGTTCCTCCCTGGTGGCATGAGGCTGAAATTCATCGGGAATGCCTATTTCAAGTACGGGACACGGACTTTTGCTCAGAAGCGAACTTATGCGGGAACCGAATCCGCCCGTTACGATGCCGTCTTCGACCGTTACCACTCTGCCGCATTCGACAGCCAGGGACTTAATCTCCTCCAGGGGTGCCGGTTTGAGCCAAATCGGGTCGTAAACCGCAGCGGATATATTCTGACCGGCGAGGTTCCTGGCAGCTTCAACCGCGTGAAGAGCCATGACTCCCACGCCTATGATGAGTACATCATGCCCCTCGCGGAGAAGCTGACCTTTTCCGGGTTCGACGTCTTCAGGGCATTCGGATTCCACGGCCGGTTCCTCACCCCTTGCGTATCTTATCGCGGTGAGATCCTCTTCAAAATGAACCGATCTTTTCAGCAACATTTCAAGCATGACGCAATTTCTGGGCGCCGCAAGCCTGACATTCGGCAGGGGGAGAAACAGTGAAATATCAAAAACACCATGGTGAGTTGGGCCGTCTTCCCCTACGACTCCTCCACGGTCAAGGGCGAGAACAACGGGAGCCTTCTGAAGAGCAGCATCGTGTATTACCTGATCAAGAGCCCTCTGGATGAAAGTACTGTAAATGGCCACAACAGGTTTCAGACCACTAAAAGCTAATCCGCATGCAAGTGTAACCGCATGCTGCTCAGCAATTCCCACATCGAAGAATCTGTCGGGAAACTCGGCAGCGAATTTGTTCAGTCCGGTTCCATCGGGCATTGCGGCGGTTATGGTTACAATCCTCTCATCCTTCCTTCCCATTTCAACGATGGCTCTGGAGAAGGCTGCGGTGAAAGTTTCTCTTGTCTTGCTTTTGCCATTTGAACCTGACACGCCATGATATCCCGTGGCATCACGCTCGGCAGGTTTAAAACCTTTGCCCTTCTTTGTTAAAACATGAAGCAGCACAGGTCCGGAAATTTCAGAGACCCGCTGCAGAACTCCTGTGATGGCAGTAAGATCGTTTCCGGGAACCGGGCCGATGTAACGAACACCAAAATCGTCGAACAATGTATCGGGCGTAACAAGAGTTTTTTTCAGACCCGAAGTTACTGCGTGTGCCGCGTTCCTCACCCGGTCTCCAAGTGAAGGTATCCTGCCCAGGACATTCCATACATCCTTCTTTATCCTGTTGTACCTGGGGTCAGTGATGAGACGTGTCAGGTGATGGGAGATGGCTCCAACATTGGGAGAAATGGACATCTCATTATCGTTCAGGATTATGAGCATATCGGTACCAGTATGCCCGAGGTGATTCAAGCCTTCAAGAGCCATGCCGGCACCCATTGCTCCGTCACCTATGAGGGCAACAACTTTGTAATCCTCTCCTTTAATATCTCTGGCCAGAGCGTAACCGAGGGCAGCCGATATAGAGGTAGAACTGTGTCCGGTTCCGAAAGCGTCACAGGGACTTTCGTCTCTCCTGGGGAAACCGCTTAAACCACCGCTCTGACGTATCGTGTGAAAGCGGTCGGCCCTGCCTGTAAGCATTTTCCATGGATAACTCTGGTGCCCCACATCCCAGATGACCTTGTCAACGGGAGGCGAATAGATTGAAAGCAGAGCGACCGTAAGTTCCACAACACCAAGGCTGGAAGCAAGATGCCCTCCTGTACTGTGAACGACTTCGATTATTCTGTTTCTTACCTCGTCAACGAGGGCAAGTCTTTCCTCGAGAGTCAGCTCCGAAACATCACCGGGCTGCTTGATCCTGCTCAGCAGGGACATCGCTATTTCCTCCTTGCCGGAAGGTAGAGAGCGAGGGAGGCTACTCTCTCCCAGTCTCCCCTGATGTTCATCAGTCTACCGGCGATTTCGTAGGCCATATTCTCAGCCTTTTTAATTGATTCATCAAGGCCCATCGTTGAAACGGGGTTGCGTTTGCCCTGCCGGGAATCCTTTAAAACCTCTTTACCCATCTCTTCGGTACTTCCGCAGATGTCCAGAATATCATCGGTCAGCTGGAAAAGAAACCCCAGTCTGTCGCCCTCAGCAGCAACCGCTTGAAGCACATCATCATCAGCTCCTCCGGAAAGCGCGCCAAGTTCCAGCGAAACCCGTATCATCGCCGCTGTTTTGCCCAGAACCATGTTCCGTATCCAGTCATCTCCTGCATCTTCCGTATGATACATATCCATATACTGGCCTCCAACAAGGTATCCGGGACCTGCCGCACGGGCAAGACGCTCCACCATCTGCGCGATCCTGCCGGGTCCCAGAGGTGTATCAAGAAGTTCTCCAAAAGCCTCTATGAGAAGAAGATCACCGGCAAGCAGCGCCTGTTTCCCCCCATACCTGGTATGAAGGGCAGGCTTTCCCCTCCTTAATTCATCATCATCCATCGCGGGAAGATCGTCATGAATCAGGGAGTAAGTGTGTATCATTTCAACAGCACAGGCTGCTTTCAGCGCAGTATCAGGATGACCTCCCACTGCGGTGCAGGCTGATCGAACAAGAAAAGGTCTTACACGTTTGCCACCGGATTCAAGGGAATAAAAAGCAAGGGAAGGAAGCCGGGAGATGGAATTCTTATGCATGGAAATGCTCCTGAAACCGTTATCGACCCACGACGCGGCATCTGAGAGGTCTTTGTGGATATCAGGCTTTCTCATTGACAAGTCTCAGGCTTTCCACTTTCAACTCGGTGTTCAGTACCAATTCAAGACCGTTCACATAAGTGTTTCCCTCAGCCACCTTCAATCGTGTATGCCTTCCGGTAATGAACCGGATTCTTGCTTCCTCTGTTGCCATTCCGATTACCCCGGACATCGAACCACACATCCCAAGGTCGGTAATGCATGCAGTTCCACCCGGGAGCACCCTTGCATCGGCAGTAAGAACATGGGTATGGGTACCTGCAACAACTGTAGCCCTTCCGTCCAGATGCCTGCTCATGACCTGTTTCTCACTGGTGGCTTCGGCGTGCATATCAACAATTATTATTTCCGCGGAATTGTTCCTGAGGATATTGTCCACTGTCCTGAAAGGACAATCAAGTGCCATGGGTATGAACAGTCTTCCCTGAAGGTTAATAACCATTATCCTTATCCCCTGATGTTTCATCACGATGAAGCCACTACCGGGATTACCTGGAGGATAATTGGCTGGCCGGAGAACGGGACAGTCAACTTTGTCAATGTAATCAAGAACTTCCTTATGCTGCCAGATATGGTTGCCTGATGTGATGACATTCACTCCTGCGTCCAGGAGCTGGGAAGCGGTATTCCTCGTCAGCCCGAAGCCTCCCGCCGCGTTCTCGGCGTTGGCCACGACAAAATCGTAATCGCTGTTCCTCAG
It includes:
- a CDS encoding NAD(+)/NADH kinase; the encoded protein is MILLVYEPVVVRRLCLYVDRFNPPYAGLIRNLILYCEKHGISLVSAPSSADHLNGFNLSAGNSCDMAMVLGGDGTILRGLGYFRELNVPVLGVNAGHLGFLASAEKAGLEETVSRISEGDYYIDTTPVLRAEFPSKHAITAVNDFSINRSMMGGILSFNLYVNSVKVAHMTGDGLVISTPFGSTAYSLSCGGPILDPGLSAILIVPICAHSLSLRPLVVPDDRCVSVEICELRSTGPVVSADGSPSGTLKSGEILKVTRGDGSCMSVRFHDEPGYYSRLGLKLGWGVRG
- the dxs gene encoding 1-deoxy-D-xylulose-5-phosphate synthase translates to MSLLSRIKQPGDVSELTLEERLALVDEVRNRIIEVVHSTGGHLASSLGVVELTVALLSIYSPPVDKVIWDVGHQSYPWKMLTGRADRFHTIRQSGGLSGFPRRDESPCDAFGTGHSSTSISAALGYALARDIKGEDYKVVALIGDGAMGAGMALEGLNHLGHTGTDMLIILNDNEMSISPNVGAISHHLTRLITDPRYNRIKKDVWNVLGRIPSLGDRVRNAAHAVTSGLKKTLVTPDTLFDDFGVRYIGPVPGNDLTAITGVLQRVSEISGPVLLHVLTKKGKGFKPAERDATGYHGVSGSNGKSKTRETFTAAFSRAIVEMGRKDERIVTITAAMPDGTGLNKFAAEFPDRFFDVGIAEQHAVTLACGLAFSGLKPVVAIYSTFIQRALDQVIHDAALQKAPVVLALDRGGVVGEDGPTHHGVFDISLFLPLPNVRLAAPRNCVMLEMLLKRSVHFEEDLTAIRYARGEEPAVESECPEDVEPGKGQLLREGHDVLIIGVGVMALHAVEAARNLAGQNISAAVYDPIWLKPAPLEEIKSLAVECGRVVTVEDGIVTGGFGSRISSLLSKSPCPVLEIGIPDEFQPHATREELLQRMGLDPESLAERIGDFVGI
- a CDS encoding polyprenyl synthetase family protein, producing MRKPDIHKDLSDAASWVDNGFRSISMHKNSISRLPSLAFYSLESGGKRVRPFLVRSACTAVGGHPDTALKAACAVEMIHTYSLIHDDLPAMDDDELRRGKPALHTRYGGKQALLAGDLLLIEAFGELLDTPLGPGRIAQMVERLARAAGPGYLVGGQYMDMYHTEDAGDDWIRNMVLGKTAAMIRVSLELGALSGGADDDVLQAVAAEGDRLGFLFQLTDDILDICGSTEEMGKEVLKDSRQGKRNPVSTMGLDESIKKAENMAYEIAGRLMNIRGDWERVASLALYLPARRK
- a CDS encoding YmdB family metallophosphoesterase gives rise to the protein MKILLLGDVVGRPGRTALVTFLRNSDYDFVVANAENAAGGFGLTRNTASQLLDAGVNVITSGNHIWQHKEVLDYIDKVDCPVLRPANYPPGNPGSGFIVMKHQGIRIMVINLQGRLFIPMALDCPFRTVDNILRNNSAEIIIVDMHAEATSEKQVMSRHLDGRATVVAGTHTHVLTADARVLPGGTACITDLGMCGSMSGVIGMATEEARIRFITGRHTRLKVAEGNTYVNGLELVLNTELKVESLRLVNEKA